From Salarias fasciatus chromosome 8, fSalaFa1.1, whole genome shotgun sequence:
GTAACCAGTATAAAACTTTTCCTAAAATATAGAAACACACAGATAACTGTGAATAGCTGCAGCAAAACAATAATGCTTTTAAGAAAAATGCTGATTGAATTGGCAGATTAAATTTCACTGTAAGAGAATTAAAGATAAAGAATATAGTACAATAAATAGAGCTGAAACAGAGGTCATGTTAGGTAAATAtagatgaaataaaatgagtaaaatgcAGTTTATTGAAAGTCTTTTTTCGtctaaaatgaaggaaaaatctGATGTATGATTTTTCATTCACTTCCTACAAACACTGATTACAGCCTGTATCGGAGGAAAAACCAGGAGAAACAAGTTTTTTGTTGGCAGTGGTAGCGAAAGGTTAGCAGGGCGGACTTGGGATCGGAAGTCCGCAGGTTTCATTCCCACAATGGACTTTAATCACCACTGcgggtccctgagcatgacctttgaccccatcGACTCCCTCAGTGTGGCTGCTCACTGTGTCCAACAAATAGGATGAAAAAATGTTTAGAAAGGAAATTTTCCAATCAGATGAATAAAGTATGATTATTTAGGTTTTCATGGTTAAATGTGCAGTAATTTCACGAGGATAATCAAAGAAGCGGTCAGATGAAGCCGTGGCGAAGCGCCGGCCGCTCCCCAGAGCGTCGCCTCTGGTGCAGGGCTGCAGAGGGCAGCGCAGGCAGGCTGAGCCGTGCACACCCGCCACACCTGTGTGCACTGGGAGGTGCTAATGACCACAGGTGAGCAGCTTGTACATTAGTGCTGTTTGCTGGCTTCAGCGGCTGGACTCCCTGGGGGATTCCTGCACGGCCCGGTCCCACACTACCCCTGCTAATCCCACCAGGTAAAACTCTCCTAATGAATCCCTCTCTGCCTGATCGCACTGGGCAGCAAAATGAACTCGCTCACACAAGAAAAGCAGATTTTCTGGGTTTGCTGAGCGAGTGCAGGAGAGGGTCGCTGTGTCAGGATGTGTTATCTATCAGCGTCGTTCATGCTCTGGGCTTTGGATGAAAGTTTACCTCaggtgctaaaaaaaaaaagtcaacagacTTGTTGATCAGCAGTGAATATTGTGTAATATTCCTCCTTATCTGATTTCAGACAGGATCTGAGTGGAACTTTCTATTATTTGAGGTCTCATTATTTCCTAATCAGCGTatttaacacacaaaaaaagtgtgtgtagtgtgttcCCTGCAGGTTTTAAACTGTGTGTATAAGAGTGATAAACCTTCCATATCCAGGTTTGACGATTTGTTGTGCTTCAGTTTTTGGGATAGGAACATTTACCTTTCATCTCGGCCTTCCTCTGGCTCTCGCTTTACATTTGTTGCCTGGTTTTAAATCTCAATCTGGTTGAGCTGTTGTGATTGAAATCAGTTGAGAGCGCTGATCAGGATCTCCTCATGGTCTCCCTTATCGGGGAATGTGACGGTGATCAAAGTTTAAAGGTTTTGAAGCTGCCAGCCTTCTTTTATGACTTGTTATCTGTGCGGCGCTGTCcagagccgaggaggaggatctgTTGTGCTCACACCTGAGTGGACCAGCAGCGGCAGGTAGGAAAGCGCAAACCGCTCGCCACTGGTTAGTGAAGCAGGTTTAAGTGCCATGAATGAGTTTATTCAGCCATTTATTATCTCTTGTCTGGAAAATTCTGCGTACTGTGAATCAGAGGTCTATCGCAGTTTCACCTGCTCTGTGACTGTACCTTTAAATTATGCACAAATTAAAGCAAAGGTCATGCAGGTTGAAGGATACTGGTGTGCAGGGTGACTTTGGTGAACAGGCCCTCCTCACAATGACAAATCCCTGCAGGTGTAGCTTCTCCTCAACATGCATTTTGGATTAATTAGTGACTTTAAACttcactttgtgtgtttctgtctctgcctgAAAGAAGGTGGCTGGAGATTTAATACCTGGGACCTATCTGAAGTTAAAACTTATAAAAGTGACCAAACTAGGTGTGTTCTGGGGCTGGAACCAACATTTTTAACTGGAACTGGAACGTCTGTTTATTTTGGTCTTCGTCACTCCTCGTAAACATTGTGCTCGGCTGCTTTCATCTGATATTATGAACCGTGAAGGTTGTACCGAGCTGCCGTGGCCTGGTCTCTATCTAGATTAGGAACACCTGTTGCACAATTCCAAGTGAAAACTTTGAACTGAAGTTATCAAAGAAATCCAGAGAGCAGCATCCAGGACTTAAGATTACACAACGGTGATCCCTTTCAACATGGATGGTTTCAGCTCAGCAGTACGTTTAAGATCTAACGTCTAAATCAGATTTTGGTTTCTTCAGGCCGCCATGGACGCCGTCATCCAGTGGCTGTTCTCCCCTCTCCCCACCCCGGTCGTCTTCTCCCTGCTGGCCCTGGGAGTTGCCACCTTGTACCTGCTCAGCACTCGGCCCAGTCCCCTGCGGAGCCCCGCCGACCTCAACTGCCAGTCTGTGGGCATCAAGGTGGAACACACTCAGGTTTACGCTCCGGAAATGAAGCACGGAAAGTCAGCAGTGCCGTTCAATGGTTCACCTTGACATCCTCAGGATGGGGCGAGAAAGACGGCTTTGGTGGAGGGGAACAACAACCTGATGGCGTACCTCTACAGTGATGCCAAGACCCTTTATGAAGTTTTCCAGCGGGGTCTGAGAATTTCAGGTAAATCATCTCATCTTAGGTCGATACCAATGGAGGTTGAACACTTTGCACAGAAGCTATCTACAAGTGAGTGAATGAGACTTTCTAAAACTGGAGTTTGTCATAGCTTTACTTAAGGTCCCACCCGACCTTGATATGCTGTCATTATGAAATGTGATCAGGAGACACAGCGTCCACCTCCACAGCTactgtatgctgatgacacacaggTGTACGTTACTGTATCCCCGATGACCTGGAGCAgattaattgtattttatacaGGGAATACAGACGTTCTGGTCCTCTGATCTGAGAATCAGAGACTTAACTGAATGTTGAACTGCTGGCACTGAAGCTCAGTGAGAAGATCAAAAGCCTTTGAGTCATTTTTGATGCGTGTCCCAAAAATGAGGTCTCGGTCTGCTTTTTACCATCTAAAGAACAGGATGTGACGGTTTCCTTCGAAAGCCAACACTGAGACTTTTACACATGCTTTGATTACATGTAGGACCAATTACTGTGTTGCTCAGTGTTCTGGTCATCCAAAGAACTGATCGCAGCTGTAACTGAATCAAAATGCAGCCAAATGTGTCGGGACCAGAAAGACGGCACACATCACAGGCATTTTCAAGAAGTCTGTGGAACAGCTTGAAATGGTTGCATATTTGAAAGAAAGCTTATTATCAACGTTTTACCAATCTGCATGTATGCATTATGCCGCACATTTTTACCCACGACACCCTGCAGTCTATTTCACCTAGCATGGTCGGTAATGACACCAaatatgcaaagaaaaaaaaacagagcccTAACTTGCTGTTGCAACAATCACTAatggtgtgtgtgaagcagaagaCTTTCTGAATCATCCACATTCACTGTGGATCAGCCTCTACCTATAAAATACACAAATTTAATGGTTGAACGTGTGGCTCTCTGCAGGTAATGGACCGTGCTTGGGCTACAGAAAACAAGGGAAGCCGTACCAGTGGCTGAAATACAAGCAGGTAAAACGGCGTGCAGTGATCATAAACgtgtgaaaaacacagagaatatGACCTTTCCTCTGCTTCTCGCCTTTGAAGGTGTCCGACAGAGCGGAGCACCTGGGGTCAGGCTTCCTTCACAAGGGTCTGCAGCCGAACTCGGACACCTTTATTGGCATCTTTGCCCAGAACCGACCTGAGGTAACCCGGTGAAGTCTTGCTGTTTTGAGTGTTGCGTTGAGCCTGATCGTCTTGCTGTAACTTTGCCGTCCCGCTGTTTCACGGGTTGCTCGCAGTGGATTATTGGCGAGCTGGCATGTTACACCTACTCCATGGTAGCAGTTCCCCTGTACGACACCCTGGGTCCTGAGGCTCTCGTGTTCATTATCGACCAAGGTAATTGGAGCTTCTCTTGCACTTTAATGCTGCCAATTACAGAGCTGAGAAGTCCAGTAACTCCTGGTCCCAGCAGGGATCTGTGCTGGCCAGGCATTAATCTCTGCTCCCTGATTACAGCTCCTGCTTCACTGCCTTCTAGTATCTCATTTCTGTTGATCCAAAGCTCAAGAGTTAATGTTAATCTGGGTTTGCTTCTTATGCCTGATGATTGAAAAATTTCCACTCAGGCGCCGTTTTCATGACATTGCAAGTGGAAAAAGgagcatttttgcattttcgtgaaaacgatgtccattcATTGCATGTttgaccactagtgggtgctctttgtggtttttgtgataaaaccacatgcatgcagagagtTGCGTTGCTATTCAGGTGTCTGTCAACTCTTAAACTAACAACTAACTCTTCCCGTCTATTTTTTATAATTTCCACGCAGAGTATTGATGTTTCTCTGCACCTCCAGCCCTGCCTCTTGTCTTATACAccgtcttttctctctttcagctGAGATCTCCACTGTGCTCTGTGACAATCAGAGCAAAGCGGAAACTCTGCTGCAGAATCGGGAGAAAGGCCAGACTCCGGTCCTCAAAACCATCGTGGTCATGGACTCCTTCAGCTCCGAGCTGGTCGAGCGAGGGACCAAGTGTGGGGTGGAGCTCGTGTCCATGAAGGACATGGAGGTGagaggtcatttttttttaccaaaggCGGGATCTGCTCTTCAGTCTTTTTATGGAGAGTTTTTACTCTTACTTTCTCCAATTAAATAGAAACTTCAGACTCGGATTGtacgactgttttttttttttttttttagtgaaaacACTAAATTTTGTTGCGTTTTTGGCGCTCAGTACTGCcgaaagcaactttttttttttttttttaactgtaggAGTTTAATCGGTTTACATCATGAATGGTTCACTGTACACGTCTCACAAGAGAGCGAGTTTTTGGCATTTCCAAGCAGGTTATTTCCATTTCTAGAAGAAAAATGGTTCGAATGGTTGAAATCCATTGAatcgctgtcttttttttttctttttctttcagtaatGATTATGCATGTGCATCCATGCAGACATGGCGTTCTTTAAATCTGTATACATTTCGGTGCGCTTGTCACAACATACTAAATGTCTTCATTTGTTTCTCCTTTAGGCACTGGGGAAAAGTAACCATCAGAAGCCAattgtaaggttttttttttctttaatatgaGGATGAATTcaagattttcagtttttaaaatacaatttctttgttttcaacagCCACCAAAGCCAGACGATCTCAGCATAGTTTGTTTCACCAGTGGCACAACAGGTGGCTAAATGCCTTTTTACTCCTGGAtgaatgagttttattttgaacttcATGTGTTGATGTAaaagtgttgtttctgtgccTTTCCATCCCACTCAGGTTTAAACCAGGCTGGATGTGGAAATGAAATGACTTTGACACTCTTGATAGCATTAGTTGCCTATAAACTGAGATCATAAATGCATTTCTCCTTTTTAAGCACACATAAATATCTAATTTTTGGTTCTGAAGGCTGAATATGCTTCCGTTAGGAAACCCCAAAGGCGCGATGTTGACCCATGAGAATGTGGTGTCTGATGCTGCAGGCGTGCTCAAAAACATAGaggtttgtatgttttttttttaatgtaatttaaagTGAACACCTAAATGATCTTGACGGCTAAAGGCACGTCCGTGTGTCGTGCAGGCGTCGATAGTTCCCTCCACAGAAGACATCAGCATTTCCTTCCTGCCTTTAGCACACATGTTTGAGAGAATCGTGCAGGTGAGGTGAAGAATCTGCTCCGATCGGGTCGTTTTTCCCGGGTTATCCTTCAGCGTTCTGATGAGTTTCTGTGTGCACCTTGCAGACGGTGGTCTACAGCTGTGGAGCGAGGGTGGGATTCTTCCAGGGAGACATCAGGCTGCTGCCGGACGACATGAAGACGCTGAAGCCCACCATCTTCCCCGTCGTGCCCCGACTTCTCAACCGTGTCTATGACAGAGTCAGTGGCGTGAATTGACCCATTCCTCATCAAACCTTCTGAATTCTAAACGTTTCTTCACTTTTTGTGTGCAGGTTCAGAGTGGAGCCAAGTCGTCATTCAAGAAGTGGCTGCTGAACTTCGCCGTGGAGAGGAAATACGCTGAAGTGAAGGAGGGGATCATCCGCAAAAACAGCATCTGGGACAAGCTCATTTTCCACAGGGTCCAGGTACGGCTTCGGCCCTCTCGGCGCCCGATCAGGCTGAGCCTGAAATGATTCTCTGACATGAAAATGCTGAACTCCAGGAGTCTCTCGGGGGGCGTGTGCGAATCCTGGTGACCGGAGCGGCGCCCATATCGCCGCCTGTTCTCAACTTCCTCAGAGCAGCTTTGGGCTGCCAGGTGAGCCGTTGGTCAGGTTTGGTCTTTGACTTTTTGAATGTTGTGAGTTTCTGCAGGAGCCGGAGCTCATGAGAGGTTAGAGTTAGAGAGCGACCCCACTTGATATCTACTCATGAATATTCAGCATTTTATCAAGGAAACTATATTtgcaacaataaataaatgtcagttTTACATGTGCTTAATAAATTAGAGCAGAACATCAGTGATCAGTGTCTCACTCTGACGCTTTTAGATCTTTGAAGCTTACGGCCAGACGGAGTGCACAGCCGGCTGCACCTTCACCCTGCCCGGAGACGCCACCTCAGGTACGCCGTCCGGCCCCGCAAATATGGATGAGTGAAACCTCGGGAAGGAGTGTCTGGGACTCGCGAGA
This genomic window contains:
- the acsl5 gene encoding long-chain-fatty-acid--CoA ligase 5, encoding MDAVIQWLFSPLPTPVVFSLLALGVATLYLLSTRPSPLRSPADLNCQSVGIKDGARKTALVEGNNNLMAYLYSDAKTLYEVFQRGLRISGNGPCLGYRKQGKPYQWLKYKQVSDRAEHLGSGFLHKGLQPNSDTFIGIFAQNRPEWIIGELACYTYSMVAVPLYDTLGPEALVFIIDQAEISTVLCDNQSKAETLLQNREKGQTPVLKTIVVMDSFSSELVERGTKCGVELVSMKDMEALGKSNHQKPIPPKPDDLSIVCFTSGTTGNPKGAMLTHENVVSDAAGVLKNIEASIVPSTEDISISFLPLAHMFERIVQTVVYSCGARVGFFQGDIRLLPDDMKTLKPTIFPVVPRLLNRVYDRVQSGAKSSFKKWLLNFAVERKYAEVKEGIIRKNSIWDKLIFHRVQESLGGRVRILVTGAAPISPPVLNFLRAALGCQIFEAYGQTECTAGCTFTLPGDATSGHVGVPLPCNHVKLVDVEEMNYFASNGEGEVCIKGKNVFKGYLKDPEKTAEALDEDGWLHTGDIGKWLQSGVLKIIDRKKNIFKLAQGEYIAPEKIENVYVRSEPVAQVFVHGDSLQSSLVAVVVPDPEVLPGFAKNLGCHGSIEELCKDAKVKKAIVSDLIKLGKEAGLKSFEQVKDVHLHPEQFTIENGLLTPTLKAKRAELKLLFQPQIDKLYANMQ